Proteins co-encoded in one Aspergillus flavus chromosome 2, complete sequence genomic window:
- a CDS encoding single-stranded DNA-binding replication protein A (replication factor A protein 1) — protein MASDAASQVSVGALSAIFDETKPQILEPVVQCVQIKPLPPQQNNQERYRAVFSDISNYVQTMLATQANRFVTSGQLRKGCFVRLKSFQANSVKGKKILIILDLEVLQDLGEAEKIGEPKPLESKTEEEEKSQPTTISSNGFYGSKIQGGQLQAPNKSAQPQPAAASAHATIYPIEAISPYSHKWTIKARCTSKSNIRTWHNRNGDGKLFSVNLLDDSGEIRATGFNDQCDMLYDVFQEGSVYYISSPCGVKLAKKQFTNLNNDYELTFERDTVVEKAEDQADVPQIRFSFTTIGDLQSVEKDTTIDVIGVLKEVAEVSQIMSKTTNKPYNKRELTLVDSTGFSVRLTVWGSTALNFNVTPESVIAFKGVKVSDFGGRSLSLLSSGSMTVDPDIEEAHKLKGWYDAQGRDGVFASHASMPGVAASTTKLEQFKTVAQVKEEQLGMSDEVAYFSLKATVIYIKQDTMCYPACLSEGCNKKVTELDPGQWRCERCDKTHPRPEYRYIMLISVSDHTGQLYLSCFDEVGRYMMGTSADQLMEIRQNDDKAAGDIFQDANCRTWNFRCRAKIDNFGDQQRIRCQIVTAKPVNYSEEALRLANMIDSYSVS, from the exons ATGGCCTCCGACGCAGCATCCCAGGTTTCCGTTGGCGCTttaag TGCAATCTTCGATGAAACAAAACCTCAGATACTGGAGCCCGTTGTCCAGTGTGTCCAGATCAAACCGTTGCCACCTCAACAGAACAATCAAGAGCGCTACAGAGCCGTTTTCAGTGATATATCCAACTATGTCCAGACAATGCTAGCGACTC AAGCCAATCGATTTGTTACAAGTGGGCAACTCCGGAAAGGGTGTTTCGTTAGGCTCAAGTCATTCCAGGCGAATTCggtgaaggggaagaa GATCCTTATAATTTTGGATCTAGAGGTCTTGCAGGATTTAGGCGAGGCTGAGAAAATAGGAGAACCCAAGCCCCTAGAGAGTAaaacagaagaggaggagaagtccCAGCCTACCACGATATCAAGCAACGGGTTCTATGGCTCTAAAATTCAAGGAGGACAACTCCAAGCACCCAACAAATCAGCCCAGCCACAGCCCGCAGCAGCTTCAGCACATGCCACCATTTACCCCATCGAAGCTATCTCGCCTTATTCTCACAAATGGACTATCAAGGCACGGTGCACGAGCAAGTCAAATATCAGGACCTGGCATAACAGGAATGGAGATGGTAAGCTCTTCAGCGTCAATTTGCTGGACGACAGTGGCGAGATCCGTGCAACTGGGTTTAATGATCAGTGTGATATGCTCTATGACGTCTTCCAGGAGGGCAGTGTTTATTACATCTCTAGCCCATGCGGCGTGAAGCTTGCCAAGAAACAGTTTACCAATTTGAACAATGACTATGAACTCACATTTGAACGGGATACGGTTGTTGAAAAG GCAGAGGATCAAGCCGACGTTCCACAAATCAGATTCAGCTTTACGACCATCGGTGACCTGCAGTCTGTCGAGAAGGATACCACCATTGATGTAATTGGAGTACTGAAAGAGGTTGCTGAGGTTTCTCAGATTATGtccaagaccaccaacaAGCCTTATAACAAACGTGAGCTTACATTAGTGGACAGCACGGGGTTTTCCGTTCGCCTAACTGTCTGGGGATCAACTGCGCTGAATTTCAACGTGACACCCGAGTCTGTAATAGCGTTCAAGGGTGTGAAAGTGTCTGACTTTGGAGGTAGAAGTTTAAGCTTGCTGAGTTCAGGTTCAATGACGGTTGATCCTGATATTGAGGAAGCCCACAAATTGAAGGGTTGGTACGACGCTCAAGGCCGGGATGGAGTCTTTGCTTCACATGCTTCAATGCCTGGTGTAGCCGCATCTACTACAAAACTTGAACAATTCAAGACTGTCGCACAGGTCAAAGAGGAGCAATTGGGTATGTCAGATGAGGTGGCCTATTTCTCACTGAAGGCGACTGTTATCTACATCAAGCAAGATACCATGTGCTATCCTGCCTGTCTTTCTGAAGGTTGCAATAAAAAAGTAACAGAGCTTGATCCTGGCCAATGGCGGTGTGAACGTTGCGATAAAACTCATCCACGACCAGAGTATCGCTATATAATGCTCATTAGCGTTAGCGATCATACTGGACAACTTTATCTCAGCTGTTTCGATGAAGTGGGCAGGTACATGATGGGCACTTCCGCAGATCAGCTCATGGAGATACGCCAGAACGATGACAAAGCAGCCGGAGATATTTTCCAGGATGCAAATTGCCGAACTTGGAATTTCAGATGTCGGGCCAAGATTGACAATTTTGGTGATCAACAACG CATTCGTTGTCAGATAGTAACGGCGAAACCGGTTAATTATTCTGAAGAGGCACTGCGCCTTGCGAACATGATCGATTCATATAGTGTTTCGTGA